A part of Gammaproteobacteria bacterium genomic DNA contains:
- a CDS encoding dodecin family protein, protein MATLKVIEVLSQSTKSWEDATQKAVDKAAESLHNIKSVYIKEMEAKVENNKIVEYRINGKITFELE, encoded by the coding sequence ATGGCGACATTGAAGGTTATCGAAGTGTTATCACAATCCACCAAAAGCTGGGAAGACGCGACACAGAAGGCGGTTGATAAGGCCGCTGAATCCCTGCATAACATCAAATCCGTTTACATCAAGGAGATGGAGGCCAAGGTGGAAAACAATAAGATCGTGGAATATCGCATCAACGGCAAAATCACCTTTGAGCTGGAATAG
- a CDS encoding right-handed parallel beta-helix repeat-containing protein, whose amino-acid sequence MKISNSLRKMTLAVLGAFGLTLSLPGGAANLFVEAGASGASCTAAESCASIQAAVDLASPGDQIIIGDGVFAENIRILPGKDGITLTGGGQTVIDSSGGIDGVCAPCPTTPADVVLDIFAADVVIKNLSIVHSGPTPTKRDIGVFVRPPASGVTLKHLNFRRDRSGEAPIPGPGSRGVFAFLAPDLTIKDSTFRGSYQDSIHIPASNVIIKDNDIADTPRVGIVIIQEPAGSPTVDSLIAGNAVTNTGGDGIQIQGDNNVVKGNTVTDSAGAGIKLCGAVVGDCVDPGDTQIAAVAEDNIVNSNTVSGSGGGDVVDNGIGNLVK is encoded by the coding sequence ATGAAAATATCCAATAGTCTACGCAAAATGACGCTGGCGGTGCTCGGCGCATTCGGGTTAACGCTTTCGCTCCCGGGCGGCGCGGCCAATCTCTTTGTCGAGGCCGGCGCAAGCGGCGCGAGCTGCACAGCCGCCGAGTCCTGCGCCAGCATCCAGGCTGCGGTCGATCTGGCCTCGCCCGGCGACCAGATCATCATCGGCGACGGCGTGTTTGCCGAAAACATTCGCATCCTTCCCGGCAAGGACGGGATCACGCTAACCGGAGGTGGGCAAACAGTCATTGATTCCTCCGGCGGCATCGACGGCGTGTGCGCGCCCTGCCCGACAACGCCCGCCGATGTCGTGCTCGATATTTTCGCCGCGGATGTGGTGATTAAAAACCTCAGCATCGTTCACTCCGGCCCGACACCCACCAAAAGAGACATCGGCGTGTTCGTGCGTCCCCCGGCCAGTGGCGTGACGTTAAAGCACCTGAATTTCCGGCGCGACCGTAGCGGCGAGGCGCCGATTCCGGGTCCGGGTTCGCGGGGCGTGTTCGCCTTTCTGGCGCCCGATCTCACCATCAAAGACTCCACCTTCCGCGGCAGCTATCAAGACAGCATTCACATCCCGGCCTCGAACGTGATCATCAAAGACAACGACATCGCCGATACGCCGCGAGTCGGCATCGTGATCATACAGGAGCCCGCCGGAAGCCCGACCGTCGATTCGCTCATCGCCGGCAACGCCGTTACCAATACCGGCGGCGACGGCATCCAGATCCAGGGCGATAACAACGTTGTGAAAGGCAACACCGTCACCGACAGCGCGGGCGCGGGCATCAAGTTATGCGGCGCGGTAGTGGGTGACTGTGTCGATCCGGGCGACACGCAAATCGCTGCGGTGGCGGAGGACAACATCGTCAATTCGAATACGGTCTCCGGCAGCGGCGGCGGGGATGTCGTCGATAATGGCATCGGCAATTTGGTCAAGTAA
- a CDS encoding DUF2892 domain-containing protein translates to MNGSTDTKNRWISQNLGWLDRLLRFIFGTAILATSLTILVITGQPEWLSPDQEVADWVYYLPFISLYFFFTAILGADPIYGLLKFRTCGNSPRNPCGTFPFEVDAAMGNNPLPENDIEHSLSTSRHQKPGKT, encoded by the coding sequence ATGAATGGAAGCACCGACACGAAAAATCGCTGGATCTCGCAGAATCTGGGGTGGCTCGATCGTCTGCTACGATTTATTTTTGGCACTGCCATTCTGGCTACGTCACTCACCATACTGGTTATAACAGGTCAGCCAGAATGGTTGTCACCAGACCAGGAAGTAGCGGACTGGGTATATTACCTACCCTTTATCTCACTGTATTTTTTCTTTACCGCGATACTTGGAGCAGACCCTATTTACGGACTATTGAAATTCCGGACCTGTGGTAACAGCCCGCGAAATCCTTGTGGCACCTTTCCGTTTGAAGTCGATGCCGCCATGGGCAATAACCCGTTACCCGAAAATGACATCGAGCATTCCCTGTCAACGTCACGGCATCAAAAGCCGGGTAAGACGTAA
- a CDS encoding phosphate ABC transporter ATP-binding protein, whose translation MNDEHKTIYTLGGIESGPPCCEPLPHLRIRDLSVAYGGNTVLNEVSLDIYRGCITALIGPSGCGKTSFLSVLNRLTDLLPTAHVRGEVRFEEADLLDPRLDVLALRRRIGMIFQKPNPFPLSIRRNLELPLREHGVRRREVIEHKIETALRDVGLWEEVRDRLESPALALSGGQQQRLCIARALVLEPSVLLMDEPCSALDPISSGIVEELIQRLRGRYTIIIVTHNLAQARRIANYAAFFWMKERVGKLIEFGQCRPLFETPTHPLTAAYVAGLSG comes from the coding sequence ATGAACGACGAACACAAAACGATATATACCCTTGGCGGTATCGAATCGGGGCCGCCCTGCTGCGAACCACTACCGCATTTGCGTATCCGCGATCTTTCGGTGGCTTACGGCGGCAACACCGTTTTGAATGAAGTGTCACTGGACATTTACCGGGGCTGCATCACCGCGCTGATCGGTCCCTCGGGTTGCGGCAAGACCAGCTTTCTCTCCGTGCTCAACCGCCTCACCGATCTGCTGCCAACGGCGCACGTGCGGGGCGAGGTGCGGTTTGAGGAGGCCGACCTGCTCGACCCGCGCCTCGACGTGCTGGCGCTGCGACGCAGGATCGGCATGATCTTCCAGAAGCCCAACCCGTTTCCGCTTTCCATCCGCCGCAATCTGGAACTGCCGCTGCGCGAGCACGGCGTGCGCCGCCGCGAGGTGATCGAACACAAGATCGAAACAGCGCTGCGCGATGTCGGCCTGTGGGAGGAAGTGCGCGACCGCCTCGAATCACCGGCGCTGGCCCTCTCCGGCGGCCAGCAACAGCGTCTGTGCATCGCGCGCGCTCTGGTGCTGGAACCCTCGGTACTGTTGATGGACGAACCGTGCAGCGCACTCGATCCTATTTCGTCCGGCATCGTGGAAGAACTGATCCAGCGGCTGCGCGGCCGCTACACCATCATCATCGTCACCCACAACCTGGCCCAGGCGCGGCGCATCGCCAACTACGCCGCGTTTTTCTGGATGAAGGAGCGCGTCGGCAAACTCATCGAATTCGGCCAGTGCCGTCCCTTGTTTGAGACGCCGACGCATCCGTTGACGGCGGCCTATGTGGCAGGGCTGAGCGGTTGA
- a CDS encoding DUF2892 domain-containing protein, whose protein sequence is MKQNMGYSDRVIRLLVAIGIAGLYFTGTISGTTALVLSIIAIVLLLTSLVGVCPAYLPFKLSTRRPRHAGQKSSHAH, encoded by the coding sequence ATGAAACAGAATATGGGTTATTCAGATCGTGTTATTCGGCTGCTGGTGGCGATCGGTATTGCCGGGCTGTACTTTACGGGCACAATATCCGGTACCACCGCATTAGTGCTTAGCATTATCGCCATCGTCCTGTTGTTGACGAGCCTGGTCGGGGTATGTCCTGCCTATCTTCCCTTCAAGCTGTCGACACGTAGGCCGCGACATGCAGGCCAAAAGAGTTCTCACGCACATTGA